A region of Paenibacillus thiaminolyticus DNA encodes the following proteins:
- a CDS encoding HU family DNA-binding protein encodes MNKTDLINNISEKSGLTKKDVEAVLNGFFGEVTDALSKGDKVQLIGFGTFETRKRAGRTGRNPQTGNTIEIPESTVPAFKAGNKLKEAVK; translated from the coding sequence ATGAACAAAACAGATTTGATCAACAACATCTCGGAGAAAAGCGGATTGACCAAAAAAGACGTAGAAGCGGTATTGAACGGCTTCTTCGGCGAAGTTACTGACGCACTGTCCAAAGGCGACAAAGTGCAACTGATTGGATTCGGCACATTCGAGACTCGCAAGCGCGCAGGCCGCACGGGCCGCAACCCGCAAACGGGCAACACGATCGAAATTCCGGAATCGACAGTTCCGGCGTTCAAAGCGGGCAACAAGCTTAAAGAAGCTGTAAAATAA
- the mazG gene encoding nucleoside triphosphate pyrophosphohydrolase — protein sequence MSGTITVVGLGSGDAGQLTLDVWNRLRRAERLYVRTERHPVMSLLEEEGTAYRSFDEVYEAQDDFPTVYEEITRVLIAAAQDGGSLVYAVPGHPMVAEATVKLLAERCPAEGIRLEIRGGESFLDQAFIRLGFDPIEGFQLLDASGLRRSMINPRLHTVIGQVYDTFTASEVKLGLMEVYPDDYEVTAAHALGVEGQEEIHRVPLYELDRLEGYGNLSLIYVPRSEADEVLNGTFDKLHEIVATLRSPEGCPWDREQTHQSIRKNFIEETYEVLETIDDDDPVGMQEELGDVLLQIMLHAQMEEETGAFSAYDVIRGLNEKLIFRHPHVFGDKAAADSEAALRNWEQMKAEEKRRKGRDAERKSVLDGVPRDLPALMKARELQNKAAKVGFDWDRIEDVLDKLAEELQELREAISLAETAKGEDNHRAHAVEELGDVLFAAVNAARFLGADPEEALTGTNRKFIRRFQYIEEQLRINGKSFDQTDLLEMEKWWQEAKQLKP from the coding sequence ATGTCAGGAACAATCACGGTCGTCGGACTCGGCTCCGGCGACGCCGGACAGCTAACGCTGGACGTATGGAACCGGCTCCGCCGGGCGGAACGGCTGTATGTGCGCACGGAGCGCCATCCGGTGATGTCGCTGTTGGAGGAGGAAGGGACGGCATACCGTTCCTTCGACGAGGTATATGAAGCGCAGGACGATTTCCCGACGGTATACGAGGAGATTACCCGTGTGTTAATCGCGGCGGCGCAGGACGGCGGTTCGCTCGTCTACGCGGTGCCGGGCCATCCGATGGTGGCGGAGGCCACCGTGAAGCTGCTGGCCGAGCGCTGTCCGGCCGAAGGCATCCGGCTGGAGATCCGGGGCGGGGAGAGCTTCCTCGATCAGGCCTTCATCCGGCTCGGCTTCGATCCGATCGAAGGGTTCCAGCTGCTGGACGCGAGCGGACTGAGGCGATCCATGATCAATCCCCGGTTGCACACCGTTATCGGACAAGTGTATGATACGTTTACAGCTTCTGAAGTGAAGCTGGGCTTGATGGAAGTATATCCGGACGATTACGAGGTCACAGCCGCTCATGCGCTTGGCGTCGAGGGGCAGGAGGAGATCCATCGCGTGCCGCTGTACGAACTCGATCGGTTGGAGGGCTACGGCAACCTGTCGCTCATCTACGTGCCGCGTTCGGAGGCGGACGAGGTGCTGAACGGCACGTTCGACAAGCTGCACGAGATTGTGGCGACGCTGCGCAGTCCCGAAGGCTGTCCGTGGGATCGGGAGCAGACACATCAATCGATTCGCAAAAACTTCATCGAAGAGACCTATGAGGTGCTGGAAACGATCGACGATGACGATCCCGTGGGCATGCAGGAGGAGCTGGGCGACGTGCTGCTCCAGATTATGCTGCATGCCCAGATGGAGGAAGAGACGGGGGCCTTCTCGGCTTATGATGTCATTCGGGGCCTGAACGAGAAGCTCATTTTCCGCCATCCTCACGTGTTCGGGGACAAGGCGGCCGCCGACTCCGAAGCGGCACTCCGCAATTGGGAGCAGATGAAGGCCGAGGAGAAGCGGCGCAAGGGGCGAGACGCGGAACGCAAGTCCGTATTGGACGGGGTGCCGCGGGATTTGCCGGCGCTGATGAAGGCCCGCGAATTGCAGAACAAAGCGGCCAAAGTCGGCTTCGACTGGGATCGTATTGAGGATGTACTTGACAAACTGGCCGAAGAATTGCAAGAATTGCGAGAGGCGATCAGCTTGGCAGAGACGGCGAAGGGCGAGGACAACCACCGCGCACATGCCGTAGAGGAGCTGGGAGACGTGCTGTTCGCGGCAGTAAATGCGGCAAGATTTCTGGGAGCCGACCCGGAAGAAGCGTTGACGGGGACGAACCGCAAATTTATTCGCCGTTTTCAATATATTGAGGAACAGCTTCGTATAAACGGCAAATCTTTTGACCAAACTGATTTACTAGAAATGGAGAAGTGGTGGCAGGAAGCGAAGCAGCTGAAGCCTTGA
- a CDS encoding polysaccharide biosynthesis protein has translation MERTTGRQVVSGALMLGAAAVLSKIIGTLQKIPLQNIGGDGVFGIYNAVYPFYVLLVVVASAGIPVAVARLVAECEAAGDEQGSSRVLYASCLLMSFTGLIGFLALTWGAETVASWIGNRHTVPAIRSSAYALLVMPLAAALRGYDQGRGRMESTAVSQVAEQTGRVAVMIALLLYYVSREAPEETIAAGATFGSFAGGVCGLAAMACFRWRERRSAAAATRAVPDVIGPGRADPSGSARGGLSGPAASPTIGAWMRRLAWTALPICLGAIVMPAVNVVDVFTVPRLLVQRGLGEAGALAEFGVYSRAFPLVQLVTLVASSLAVGLVPAVAAAARRDAAQLRELLASALRWTWLIGWAAAAGLIALAEPINVALYTDAAGMAAFVWIASTAVSGMLQAVTAALLQGMGAVRAPALILLFAAGVKAALNLWLVPAYGIAGAAMSAAASLALAAALNAAALSRASGVYFAAWGARSARLALALAAMAAAARLAALAPAALGLGGRTGALLAVAGGVPLGALIFAGLALRLGLVRPQELADLPRIGPALARIAAKIAPRNR, from the coding sequence ATGGAGCGTACAACAGGAAGGCAGGTCGTATCCGGCGCTTTGATGCTGGGCGCGGCGGCGGTGTTGTCGAAGATTATCGGCACGCTGCAGAAAATTCCGCTGCAGAACATCGGGGGCGACGGTGTCTTCGGCATCTACAACGCCGTGTATCCCTTCTATGTGCTGCTGGTGGTCGTCGCTTCGGCCGGCATCCCTGTCGCCGTCGCCCGTCTCGTCGCCGAGTGCGAAGCGGCGGGGGATGAGCAGGGATCGTCCCGCGTGCTGTACGCCTCCTGCCTCTTGATGAGCTTCACCGGCCTCATCGGCTTCCTCGCCTTGACCTGGGGAGCCGAGACCGTAGCTTCCTGGATCGGGAACCGTCATACCGTGCCAGCGATACGCAGCTCGGCTTACGCGCTGCTCGTCATGCCGTTGGCCGCCGCCCTGCGGGGCTATGACCAGGGACGGGGACGGATGGAATCGACGGCCGTCTCGCAGGTGGCGGAGCAGACCGGCCGGGTGGCGGTCATGATCGCGCTCCTGCTCTATTACGTGAGCCGGGAGGCGCCGGAGGAGACGATTGCGGCCGGCGCCACCTTCGGCTCGTTCGCGGGCGGCGTATGCGGCTTGGCGGCGATGGCTTGCTTCCGGTGGAGGGAGCGGCGTTCCGCTGCTGCGGCAACACGTGCCGTGCCTGATGTCATCGGCCCGGGGAGGGCGGACCCGTCCGGCTCGGCGCGGGGGGGCCTGTCTGGCCCGGCAGCTTCGCCGACAATCGGCGCCTGGATGCGGCGGCTGGCCTGGACGGCCCTGCCGATCTGTCTCGGCGCGATCGTGATGCCGGCCGTGAACGTTGTCGATGTGTTCACCGTACCGCGTCTGCTGGTGCAACGCGGGCTCGGCGAGGCCGGAGCGCTGGCGGAGTTCGGCGTCTACAGCCGCGCCTTCCCGCTGGTCCAGCTCGTGACGCTGGTCGCCAGCTCGCTCGCGGTCGGCCTCGTGCCGGCCGTGGCCGCTGCCGCGCGCCGCGATGCGGCTCAACTGCGGGAGCTGCTGGCGTCAGCGCTGCGCTGGACGTGGCTGATCGGCTGGGCCGCGGCGGCAGGGCTGATCGCCCTGGCCGAGCCGATCAATGTGGCGCTCTACACGGATGCCGCCGGGATGGCGGCCTTCGTGTGGATCGCGTCCACGGCGGTCAGCGGCATGCTGCAGGCCGTGACCGCCGCGCTGCTGCAGGGCATGGGGGCCGTGCGCGCCCCCGCCCTGATTCTGCTGTTCGCCGCCGGCGTGAAGGCGGCGCTTAATCTGTGGCTGGTCCCGGCTTATGGCATCGCCGGGGCCGCCATGAGCGCGGCCGCTTCGCTCGCGCTCGCTGCGGCGCTGAATGCGGCCGCGCTGAGCCGCGCTAGCGGCGTGTACTTCGCCGCCTGGGGCGCCCGGAGCGCGCGGCTGGCGCTGGCGCTCGCCGCCATGGCCGCGGCGGCACGCCTGGCCGCGCTCGCCCCGGCGGCGCTCGGCCTTGGCGGCCGCACAGGCGCCCTGCTGGCGGTCGCCGGCGGCGTACCGCTCGGCGCGCTTATCTTCGCCGGGCTGGCGCTGCGGCTCGGCCTTGTGCGGCCGCAGGAGCTGGCGGATCTGCCGCGCATCGGCCCGGCGCTGGCCCGGATCGCGGCCAAGATCGCGCCGCGGAACAGGTAA
- a CDS encoding RNA-binding S4 domain-containing protein translates to MRLDKFLKVSRLIKRRTVAKDVSEQGRVILNGREAKPSTAVKVGDEITVQFGQKLVTVRIERLQETTKKEEAAGMYTLLKEEPIPRSKDLEW, encoded by the coding sequence ATGCGTCTCGACAAGTTCCTGAAAGTTTCGCGGCTCATTAAGCGGCGCACCGTAGCCAAAGATGTGTCCGAACAGGGACGCGTCATATTGAACGGCCGCGAGGCGAAGCCGAGTACGGCCGTCAAGGTGGGAGACGAGATTACGGTCCAGTTCGGGCAGAAGCTCGTCACGGTCCGCATCGAGCGTCTCCAGGAGACGACGAAGAAGGAAGAAGCAGCCGGCATGTATACGCTGCTGAAGGAAGAGCCTATTCCACGATCGAAGGATCTGGAATGGTAA
- the spoVT gene encoding stage V sporulation protein T, giving the protein MKATGIVRRIDDLGRVVIPKEIRRTLRIREGDPLEIFVDRDGEVILKKYSPIGELGDFAKEYAESLYESTGHITMISDRDTIIALAGGSKKEFLDKQIGMLLENCMDNRKSVLETNSGNYEIVKDHQETLSSFVAAPIVSGGDPIGTVVLLNRDDSIKMGQMEVKMAETAAGFLGKQMEQ; this is encoded by the coding sequence ATGAAAGCTACTGGTATTGTTCGTCGTATTGATGATCTCGGACGCGTGGTCATTCCCAAAGAAATTCGTCGCACGCTGCGTATTCGCGAAGGAGATCCACTTGAAATTTTTGTTGATCGCGACGGTGAAGTTATCCTCAAAAAATATTCGCCAATCGGGGAATTGGGCGATTTCGCCAAGGAATATGCGGAGTCTCTGTACGAAAGCACAGGCCATATTACGATGATTTCCGATCGCGACACCATCATCGCGCTGGCTGGAGGCTCGAAGAAGGAGTTCTTGGACAAGCAGATCGGCATGCTGCTGGAAAACTGCATGGACAACCGCAAGTCGGTGCTGGAGACGAATTCCGGCAATTATGAGATCGTGAAGGATCATCAGGAGACGTTGTCTTCCTTTGTCGCTGCGCCGATTGTATCGGGCGGGGATCCGATTGGAACAGTCGTGCTGTTGAATCGGGATGACAGCATCAAGATGGGTCAGATGGAAGTGAAAATGGCAGAAACGGCTGCCGGCTTCCTCGGAAAACAAATGGAACAATAA